The Lutra lutra chromosome 1, mLutLut1.2, whole genome shotgun sequence genomic sequence atttatcTTTCTAAACATCTCAACTTAGTTTTCTGCTCAGGTAAGGCTTTATACCAGCGACATGTACTGGTGACCACAGTGACTCCAACAGAtgtcctcagcaggaagccaaaTACATTGCTGAGGGACGGAGACCATTTCCCACCAAATACCACGCGCACATGCTGAGAGGGCCGGTGACAGGGCACCAGTTATGTTAGGAGTCTTTggttgcttttaaaaaaacaaacctgtgttCTATCAGTTTACAACACTatagcagcagagagagagagagagagagagagagaaagacagcaagagagagagagacagcaagagagagagagagaatagagaagGGGGTGGTGTCCCAAGAGCTCTAGCAAGGACTCTGCTATTTGGTGGAGGAATGGTTATGGTTAATGTATCTGCACAAATGTTGAAGTTCAGGTCTTGGAACCTGTATAAAATATTCTGAAGACTAAAGAGCTAGTGGTGGCTCCCCCTCAAGTATAGGGATGTGGGTGGTTAAGGTTGGAGTTAGTAAAGGAGGTGGCAGTTTGGCAGGAAACTCAGTTTTACTCAGCTGTTAGCTGATGATCTTCAAGTCAGAAATGTCTTGGAGGTCGGAGCCCCACTGCAGCCTCTGCGGTCCTCCGGGCTCCAGCCATCCACCCAGCCTCGGAGCTGTACCCCAGCACTCAGGCAGAGATGGAATTCTCTAAGAActgcctccacctccctgcccccttgACCACTCCAAGTCTGCACTATGGCTTTTTTCTGACAGAATGAGTGCTGTCTCAAAGGAACTTAAAATTGTGTGTTCTCGTGTATTAGTTTTCACGGCCTTAGTAAAAATTTTAGGTTAGCCATATCTTTCACCTCTGGCTCACTGGAAGCAGAGTGGAAAAGATATCAGAAGGCATCCGTTCTTCCCCCATGGATTTAGAAAAGCACCAATCTGGGACAAGCCTGTGCTGGGCCCAAAGGTGCTAGATTAATCTAGAGGCAAATCCAAATGATTCGAGTCAAAGGGTTATTTTCCACTATTATTTGCTCCTTCTGAAGGCCTTACTGTGAAATTAGATTGGGGTTTGGCCACGCTGGCAGGTATCCCCATGCTCCCTTGTTCAGAGGAGCAGGAACTGTGACTACACCAGTGTAGTGTTCGCAGTGGCATCTTTGGCTATGGAACAACATACTGTTTACTGCACAATATGAAACAGATCTAAGCATTTGGAGTGATCAATATTTTTCCGTGTTTCTGTGAAACATGAATAGCAGGTTAGTTTGAAATGCAATTTAGCCAGGAATAAGCCAAATATGGCAATTTCGATAAACGAAAATGTACAAAAGGTGACATGTACAGGAAAACATTGCTGTCCATATTCTTGAAGTAGACTTTTCTTTTAAGACAAAAGTAATGACATTTGGTTCATTTTCACAAATTGCACACTGAGTAAAATCATACAAGCACTGTAGGGAACTCTAAGCAAGCAGTTCAGTCACAGGAATTTGTTTCTCGGttctgttttaaatgaaaaagctATATGAAATGCATAGCTTTGATTAAAACTACAGATacaatttccttctctgtaaaactcCAGATTTCAAATGCTGGCAAAGGCAGTGCTGGCAAAGTATTTAATGCACGTGGAAACGCTATTCTATTTTGGCTTCCAGAATTAGCCCTAGAAAATTCTATGCACCAATGCATTGGCTAATAATGATCGTTTCAGTTTTACTATAAATTATTCTAAATGTCACTTAAGTACTTAAGAATTAGCGCTTGCTCCTTTCTAGAAGCTGTCTAAGGCAGCTGATGCACCAAGCACCTCAACTAGACTTCCAACTAGTTCAGCAGTTCAATCTATACTCCTTAGACCACAAGGATTGCTGTCCACACCCCTCACTGTACAACTCATCCTGACTGGATCCTCTCACGGTCACTTCTGCTTGTAAAAAGCAGCCCAGTCGAGGAAGAGACACATGACAAACGTGATGTCACGGGCTATTCGCTACAGCAATCTTGATTCTAACGAGGGTTACGTGGGTGTGGGGGAACACAAGGATCCCAACTCGTGGATGATAAATGAGCTTCATTCATGCTGCCAATTCTTTAGAGACTGTCCCCTCTATCACCTCAGAAAACCGCTTTGTTTGCGGTGTGATCCATTGCTCTGTCGTTCAGAGTTTTCATTCATGCTATGTTAACTTTCATCTCAATCATCTCAGCCTTCAGATAATTTGCTTATTGTGTTTCCCTAGTTTTCACTGAACACACAGTGCAAACAAAGGCAAAGACTGAAGCAATCATTTCAAAAACAAGAGCTCACACTAAAAACACACATGAgcatcaaatattaaaatgtgggTTTTCTCCTGTCTTTATTCTGGGGAGGAGGAATCCTCCTCGTCATCTTCCTCGTCTTCGTCGTTGAATGAACAGGGGGTCTCGCCTCGCGACTCAGAGCAGTGAGAGGCCGCACTGCTGGACTGGTGACTGTTTGGGGCAAGGAACTGCCCAGTTGCTAAGGCCACTTCAGCATCCAAGCACAACCCTTGGTTTACACtagcaaataattaaaaacatacaagCTCATTAACGTGGTGAATGTTTTAAGCTTTGTAAAATGTAGGACTAAAAACATGGGAGAGGAGGTGCCACTGGGGCACTCTGCCCAAACCCGTTCCAGAAAGACCTGTGCTGGTAGTGACCCCTGGCTCTTCCCACGGAGGTGCTCAGGGCTTCACCGCTTCTCTTCCTAACCCAGAAAAAATACGTACCTTGATTGTGACAAGGTGGCACCAGTGGTCAGGTCTAAATTTGAAACTGATTGAGTAGAGTTCAAAAGTAGTCCTTGATTTAACCAGGAAGGTCCTGTGGAGATATCTGTagggagaaacaaaaacagaagatatTGGTTCACTGCAAGTTGAAGGAAGCATGGATGAGGAAGGGCACAAGCCTGATCTAAATTACAGCTGGGTGAGGGGCGTCTGAGGGGCTCAATCggtgaagcggctgcctttggctcaggttgtgatcacagggtcctgggacggagccccgcatcaggctctttgttcagcggaagcctgctgccccctccctccactgccccccggcttgtgtgctctctgtgtgcactctctcaaataaataaataaataaataaatagcttaaaaaaaaaatcacagttagGTAAATCTCCTGCTCTGGGGATAATCCACATTTCTTCAGCTTGGAAAAGGAAATCTCTAGGACataagagtaggaaaaaaaatatgggaaGGCAGACTACAGTGAGGAAGAATTCTAATTAAACCAATCACAGACTCCCACTCTTTTTTCTAATTAAGATCTTGAGAGACAGCTGAGAGTCCAGTGATTGCTGCACTATTCTTGGACACCTGCTGTCCTCACCACCAAAGATTCTGACTGGTGTTTTAAAAGCTAaagccagggggcacctgggtggctcagtgggttaaggcctctgccttcggctcaggtcatgatcccagggtcttgggatcgagccccacatcgggctctctgctctgcggggagcctgcttcctcctctctctctctctgcctgcctctctacctacttgtgatctctgtctgtcgaataaataaataaaatctttattaaaaaaaaaaaagctgaagccAGGAGTGggtaaaaagaaagtgaaatcagAAACAGGTAAGGACAGGTGTGCCTGAGTGGGTCActtagttaagcgtctgactgactcttgatttcagtttaggctgtgatctcagggttgagatggagccctgcattaggctccatgctgggcatggtgcctgctttggtttctctctctccctctccccctccccaccttctggggggaaaaaaaaaacaagaaacaggtAAGGAGgttagacacattttttttttttttaagattttatttatttatttgacagagagatcacaagcaggcagagaggcaggcagagagagaggaggaagcaggctccccgctgagcagagagcccgacatggggctcgatcccaggactctgagatcatgacctgagccgaaggcagcggcctaacctactgagccacccaggcgccccggttagACACATTTTTACTAAAACTCCCACTgcaccatcttttcatgtgctcccTAAAGAACTCAGTGCTATTACTCATCAAAGATACATTCTTTTCCCTGGTATCCTTTGCTCTGTAACTCAAACCAACCCTTATTTTAAAAGGTCATATGCAGTCACATTTCTAATGAAGGTGAGATAGGCATTACTGTTTTAGTCtgcataaaatattttgggtGTATAACCTTGTAATCTTATTTTCTATGCATATATCATATTTCTCCAATCATAACcctaataaattattataattttattagtttcataCTGGTCTCGTCTAGAATTTAGCTCAAAGAAGACAGTGAGTGGAACATGTAAGATTTAAAtgttactgaatgaatgagtatagTCTCTTTCACATTAAGTTTACAAAAGAGgtgaaaaaaatgatagaaatgtattcctaaaaagaaattctttgacTTGCATTACAAAATAAGACCATATACATACTCAGAAACTGCAATTTAGTAATGAGCCTTTATTACAGCTAATCAAAATAGTTTTGTAATTACTGTgccaaaaaaaaaggaaccccaAAAACCCCCCAGAACTATATGTACTAGGATTAAATACTCTGCTATTGGTACTGTCTGACCAAGTGAGAAGCTTCCtatgtagaaaaaaaggaaactaaatgatttcattaattttagaatGGCCTTGTGAACCCTTTTTTTATAGGCTAGCTAAGACAGCTGcggaaaaaaagaacttcaattCTAAGAAGAATAGCAGACTTTAACTACATTAAGTAAGAACAAGCCTGTGCAAGATGAAATTAAAGCCAGAATCCTGTGGTGAATATTAATTAGTATATATGGAAACTTCCTGTCAGAACACAGCTATTTAGTTGTTTGTGAGTGTGACACAGTAAATTTTCCTTTTCACAATGGCTTTGAAAAGCCTACATTTCTTTCGCATTATCATAAGATCCACACAATAGTTCTCACAATCTAACTCGAGAGCCATTCTGTCCCTTTGCACACTAAAGGcacaaatttcttcttttaaagtaacCAGAAAGTCTATGTCCCAGCCTGCAAATGAGGTCACAAAGAGATCAAAACCATAAAGCCTGCCTGATTGCCCTGAGCCTTTTCACTGAGAATAAGCTAAAATAAAGTTCTGGTGATTTATTGAGTAAGCCCTTTATTCAGCCCCTGCTGGACTGCCACTATGCCTGCGCTGCTAAGAAAACAGAGGGCCTGCTCGGGGACAGAGTGGGAAGAAGGGAGCATGGGGGGCGAAGGGAGGGGGCAAGCTGGCTAAAGGACAAGAAGGGGTCACACCTGCAGCAGGTGGATGGTGCCAGTTTAAGAACCAAATCCAACAGAAACCAAATCTCAATTAATAAACTTGTGTTTTGACCAGAGGGTCAAAACCatagagcaaaataaaataaggacgaggggcacctggctggctcactggcAGAACATGAaacttgatctctgggttgtagtCCCCaaggtgggtgtagagattacttaaaaaaaaaaaaaaagaactaccgcTTTGCTCATATTTGATTTATTATACCTTAGAACTAATAGTACAGTGCCTTCAGAAAGTGATGTGAAATTCTAGGTGGTGATATTTATAAATCAAGGAAACTggtaaaagcaaaggcaaaagcaTTATTTATGCCTCCAAATTATATGTACAGAATATACACAGTCTTGGGAAATGAGACAATCATAAAGATttctgaatcagaaaaaaaaagtctgaattaaACAACATGCAAAACATACTGTCTTTGTTTTCAAGTGTACTCAgtatattcttaaaaatcacaataaaaagacaacctgatgcaaaaatgtgcaaaggatctgaatagatatctCTGCAAGGAAGATCTACAAGTGaccaataagcacacaaaaagacgCTTAGCAcactagtcattaggaaaatgcaaaataaaaccacagtaaaATACTACCTCGCATCTACAAGAATAGGTTATAATAAAAAGGATGGACAGTAATAATTACTGAGAAGGATGTGGACAACCCAGAACCCTTATACACTTCTGGTAGGGTTGTAAAATGGTACAAATGCTTTTGGAGAATAGTTGGGCAGTTGCTCAAAATGTGAAATATAGAGTTGCCATTTGACcaagaaattgcactactaggtatagAACCGGAAGTGACAATTTAGGATCACACGGaaacatgtacaagaatgtttatagcagcatcattcGTAATAGCCCCgaagtagaaacaatccaaatgtctaccAACTAATGAATGGGTAGATGAAATGTGCTATTATTCATACGATGgcaataaaaagggatgaagtacCGGCGCTAcggcatggatgaaccttgaaaacctcatgctaagtgaaagacgTCTGTCACAAAGGCTGCTAGTGCACGATTCCATCTACAGGAAATGTCCGGAATGGACAAATCCAGTGACAAAGCAGATTactggttgcctagggctgggaggaatgggagaaggagtgactgctaatgtgtatggggtttctttctgaaatgataaaaataaaaatgttgtagAATTAGTGATGATTGCACAACCTTATGAATATACTAAGTCCCACTGAAGTGTACATACcataaaatggtgaattttatggtatgtgaatgaaatcttaattaaaaaaaatgaggatgcCATTTCACATCCACCTGATTtgggaaaaatagaattatttccaTCCTGCAGGTGAGAATGTAACTTgtgaaatcaaattaaaaagctctGGCTTTATCATAAGTGAAGCTGCAGCCGCCCCCACTGGGGACCCATCTGTCTCATGCCACACACCGGCACGTGAGGCACTACGGTATCATCACAGAAATGTTCAAAGTAGCACTGTTTTTCATAttaagaaactggaaacaaaactcaaaggttcatcatcagtaaaatgaataaatagtgaTATAATCATATAATGGAGTTCTATACAGTGGTAAAAATGTATGAATTACAGCTACATTAAATCATGTGGATGAATGAAAAGATTATGTTGAGTGGAAAAACCCATTATCACTAAAGAATGTATCACTCACTAGGAGTCCTTTTATATAAAGGTCAGcaataagtaaaatgaaacaagaaactGTTCCCAGTTTACTATATTTGTGTTTGTATCTCTAAAGAAAAGCAAGCAATGATAAGTAAGAAATTCAAGGGAATGGTCACATTTAAAGGAGACAGAATGGGAAAGCATTCGTTAACATACCTGTGATATAACCTTCTAAGGCCTTTGGCACCAGTGATTTAGCAAGTTTCAGATCCTCCAGAGAGCATTTGCCTGACTCCAGGCCAAAGGACATTCCCATCCGCTTCAGTACTTCTATGTCATCATGGATCTCAAAGGtgttgtcaaaattaaaaagatattcaaaCCTGCATCAGAAAACAAAGTTAGTACGGGACTTCAGTGGGATAGGGGAGGGCTGCGTAGTGTGGTACTCTGTACATTACATAAAAGAATGAGGGCCTACGTTCAGCTGTAGTACTGGAAACAGCTACTGTCATTCCGCTGTGTTCAGGGGAATGACATCTCAAATAAGCCACTTTCCCAATTAAAACAGTTTTCCTATGACAGACAATAGGAGTCCATAAACTTCAGCCCTCATTAAGCTGTTACAAACAGGGGACAACTTTGGTGTAAAGCCAATACTTTTCAAGCTTTGTCACAAAAGTCAAATTATTAAGAAAGCCTTTTCAGTTTAATATATGACAACCCTACTCTGAGTTGGCCTATTAGGtttgaggaaaaaaaccccaTTTTGGATGCTTGCTTAATGTTCCTGAATCAAGTGTTAACTAAAGCATACTTTAGATAAGCAATAAATGCATGACTTTTCACAAATGAACCAAAACTCAAATCCTGTCTTAAGAGCCTAAGAAGTGAAACAACTTAAGGAAAAAGTGCCacataaatatatagaacatttccaaatgttcttgaaaaataccaaatcagggatgcctgagtggctcagtcagttaagtggctgccttcagctcaggttatgatcccagagtcctgggatggagtccagcatctggccctttgctcagcagggagtctgcttctccttctatctgccgctccccttgcttgtgctctctctctctctagcgaataaagaaaaccttaaaaaagaaaagtaccaaATCAGGATGCCCAGTACACCCCAAAAAAGgtgaatataggggcgcctgggtggcttagtcattaagcatatgcctttggctcaggtcatgatcccaaggtcctgggctcaagccctgcatcgggctccctgctcagtggggagccagcttctccttctccctctgcctgccacactgcctacttgtgctctctctctctctgccaaataaataaaatctgaagaaaaaaaaaaagtaaatataggaaAGCATAGTCTTTTTGACTCCTAGGCTAGGCCCTGGGGCACCTTCACACCCACAGGCCTCAGCCCTATGGGGACGGAGTGCACTGAATATTCTGGCACAGTGGTGCATTTGTTTATGTTGTCATGAAATTCTTACTAAAGTCATGAGAAGGTAAAATTATTCATGCTAGATCTTACATCAGGGTGAAGATTATAATTTAAAGTGAAATGCCAAGTTTAAATAATCTGAAGTATATAAATCTGAATAAAGGATATtataaattttcaggaaaaaaaaaatgcctgtcaCAGGGATGATTCCTGGCATATGTTAAAAGCAGACGGTTCTGTAAATTTAATCCCCATTGTGAAAAAGCCTCCAGGCTAATTAAGGGGAAAAGATTGCATCACCAAAGTAACTGAAAGACAAGGCTTTAGGACCTACCTTGCAACAAGCTTGTACAAGCTGCTCATAGCCTCTTTCCCTTCACTCAGAGGAGGGCCGGAAAGGGCATGAGTCAGTAAACCACTGAGGGAAGGAAACCTCACCAGGCCCCAGCCTGGGATGAACAGAATCCATAATTCCCTTAGGTCAATGGTTCCCAGATTCTCTTGCTACTCTTTTTTAGACTTAGAACATTAAGTGATGAAGAGAATTTAATAATCCCTTAGAAAACAAGAGGCTAACTGGAGAGAGAAACTAGAATTCTAAGTTTGTTTCTCCTGAAAGTATGTTCAAAATTCTATAGGATTCTCAGTTTTATGAGAATATATGTTAACAGTCCCTACAGATGTAGGTTTTTGAGAAGATTTTGCAACTGTGTGAATAATAATACAGACACATACCATTACTGACCACAGGGCTGGGTCCTTTAAGAACTGATCTATAACTTTTGAAAACCAGCAAGTTAAATACTGAAATTCTCACTTTTGTAGGAGGAAACAACCAGATCTCAGAAAGGTTAAGACACTATGTTGCTAGCAGACAGAATGAAAAATGGATCTTCTGACTTCATACCATTTTCCCTTGTGTCTATAGTCTTAATTATCAAACACTTTTGAAATCCCTGCTGTTTTTCTTTGGGCACCTTCTTATTTAAGTGACCCAGAATCTCTGTATGCAATCAAGATAAACAGGGGAAGCAACACGGCCTGAGACAACAGTGGGAAAAACAAGGGAAGGCAAAGCCCAAGGGCAATGCTGTAGCTCCAAGGAGACCAGAAGTCCTAGTCTCCCGGACAGGCTTGGATTATGCCTGTGGGACTGATGTAATTACTGGGCCTCTTTCGCTTTCAAATGAATCCCAATTTGGTCAATAGATTATATGCTGACTCCTTGTAACAGCAGctatatttataaagtgcttgCCTTGGGTCAGACCCTTTAAAGACATCATGGTATTTAAGCCTCACAAGGCTAGGATGTGATAGAGGCCTTGGAATCATCCCCTTTTGTTCTTTAGAAAGCTGCTCTGAAGCAGCTAAATGGGGGAGTCACAATCCACACTTGGGTCTGTCTCACTCCACAACCCTACTTCCTTAACTATCTCAGGACACAGGTCATGGCCTGAAGACTACTACTGTTCTCATGAAGGGTAAAgttacaaattacaaattaattacaaattataaTTAATTCTTAGCAGTATCTTTAAAACTGCTACTTTTCACTTGCTATGATAAATATCATCATCAACTttagttaaaatgtaaaaaaatctcggtggtaatgtaaattggtacagccaccatggaaaacagtatggcggctcctcaaaaacaaacaaacaaacaaacaaacaaactaccaTGTAATTCAGCAATCTCACTTGTGGGTATCTATCTGAAGGAAACAGAATCAcaatttcacaaagaaaactgcacccccgtgttcactgcagcattttttacaatagccaagatagagAAACAACCTGACTGTCCACTGaaatatgaatggataaagaaaatgtggtataggtgtgtgcacacatgtttGTGCTTAAATGGaatatttggccataaaaaagaaggaaattctgacatttgcaacagcatgggtggaccttgagggcattatgctaactgaaatatatcaaatactgtatgatttcacttatatgtagaatctaaaaaaaaatgaactcatagatgcagagaacagactagtggttgccagaggtggaggTGTTGAAGGTtatcaaaaggtataaacttctgggacgcctgggtggctcaattggttaagtggctgccttcggctcaggtcatgatcccagcgtcctgggatcgagtcccgcatcggcctcttgctcagcggggagcctgcttctccctctgcctctgcctaccactctgtctgcctgtgctcatgctcgctccctctctctctctctaacaaataaataaataaaatctttaaaaaaaaaaaaaaggtataaacttctagttataaaataaacaagaaaaaaagtaagcAGAGAATGCATCTAGCATTTTCCTGTCCATTCATTAATAAAGAGAAGCATACTCAATTCAGATAGAGCAAAACAAACAATTGCCTTAATGCCACATGCTAACCTAAAATATTTCCACACTAAACCATGGAAGTGAATCACCAGTGAGTCCACCTTGTCCCAGGCTCTCACTGATGGTCTACTTTAAGGCAGTTACTTGCCCAGGGTTaccacatacatgtacatacacgTGCACCTTGGCCAGGGTCTAGGGCCACAATGCATATAGGACAGGCAGTGCAATGCCAGGCACAAGATAGGGGCTGAGAGGGTGAGTGATGAAGAATGCACTAGTAGATGGCAGCACTCCATGTCTGCACCCCAGGGAGGTCAGCCTCAGAGGGCTCGGATAATGAAGAACACCCTTCTTTATGCTGTGAATGATAGGAATGTGTTCCCGGGAGGCCAGCCCTACAGGCCTCCCCTAGTTCTCCACTCACTTGTCACTGGAGATGCTGCAATCTATGACTGTTTTTCTGCTTGTATTGATGATTATAAATGGCAGCTGAATGGTGGAGTTCAGAGCTGGAGGACCCTGGTTCTGCTGTTCATTTTGCCGATTTCTCTGAACCAGGTTTTTGAAAGCGATTTGCTGTAATgatcaagaaaaagaatatggTCATTTAATGTGGATAAGTGAGTTGGGAAAtttaggacttaaaaaaaaaaaaccacagtataCATTGTACAAAGATaagcagaggaaaaaatattcaacttccCTTAATGAAGGCTATCTAGGGGTATGAACATCCCCCCTGCACGAGGGTGATCATGCCCAGCACCGTTCTTTCTGATAAACAGGTAACTACAGGCATACTGATAAACAAGTTTTCTTAGTAACATTATGCCAAGAATCAGGCTCCAAAATGTTCCATGAGGATCCTTGAGGAAATCCGAGAAAGGCTTGGCACAGAGGTGAGGGAGTGTGAGCTAGTGGGAAACCCTGTGGGGACAGGaacagcaggggcaggggaggggagcttGGAAGGAAGTGAGAGCACGGATCAGAAGCCAGCGCCTGGCAGGCCAGGTTGCAGAAGGCAGAATTCCACAGGGAGGAGCACAGGAAAAAACCATCAGCTTTCAAATTCTtctaagtgttttgttttataagcTGCAGAATACTCTTCAAACAAAACCTTATTTGGAAATCCAGTATGAAAAGTACATAAAATGCTTGCTCTAGCACTAGTTCCTCAGGTAGGTCCTGCAGAGTTCGGAGTGAAAGCAGACACAGAACACAGCAAGGAAGAAAGTGGCGGCCTACTCAGGGCG encodes the following:
- the TFDP2 gene encoding transcription factor Dp-2 isoform X5, encoding MIISTPQRLTSSGSVLIGSPYTPAPAMVTQTHIAEATGWVPGDRKRAREFIDSDFSESKRSKKGDKNGKGLRHFSMKVCEKVQRKGTTSYNEVADELVSEFTNSNNHLAADSQAYDQKNIRRRVYDALNVLMAMNIISKEKKEIKWIGLPTNSAQECQNLEIEKQRRIERIKQKRAQLQELLLQQIAFKNLVQRNRQNEQQNQGPPALNSTIQLPFIIINTSRKTVIDCSISSDKFEYLFNFDNTFEIHDDIEVLKRMGMSFGLESGKCSLEDLKLAKSLVPKALEGYITDISTGPSWLNQGLLLNSTQSVSNLDLTTGATLSQSSVNQGLCLDAEVALATGQFLAPNSHQSSSAASHCSESRGETPCSFNDEDEEDDEEDSSSPE